The Candidatus Neomarinimicrobiota bacterium DNA window GAAGGAATGCTGATCAGAGTGAATCATGTTGCGTTTGTCAATCAGGGGGATTTTGCCGCGGCGACAAATTATCCCGTAACAGACGGGGAATATACACTGGATGTCCGTATAGATGATCAGGTGGATCTTGTGGGGACACCCATTCCCACAGGCGAAGTGAGTATTACAGGGATTTTAAGTCAGTTCGATTCAAGTTCTCCCTATAGCAGCGGATATCAATTGTTACCGCGATCCCTGGATGATATTGTCCCTTCGGAGCCCCTTGAGGGTTTTATGCTCCTCTCCCCGGAACCGTCGGCAAGTCTTTCCAATCAGACGCCGGTTTTCAAATGGCGCTCTTTGCCGAAAACCGATTCCATGGATACGATTCGGTATACACTCTTTCTGGATTGCCCGGACCCGGGAGTACGTAAATTCCAGGCCGGGACAGATACTGTATATATGTTAGATGAAAATCTGTCGGATAATACACAATATTTCTGGAAAGTATCCGCCCGGAATACGGAAGGGAATACATGGGATAATTTTGGAGGATATCGGTCGTTTATAATCAATACAGGCAATGAAAATCCTTCCGTACCTCATCCGCTTACTCCCGATTCGGTCATCGTTCTGACACTCAAACCGAAATTTATATGGACACCTTCAACGGATCCTGATCCGGGGGATTATATTACATATCAAATGATTCTCAGGTCGAAGACATCTTCAGTGACCATCACGAGTGATTCTAATAGTTGTAAAGTCGTTGAAGCATTAAAGGATAATGATGAATATACATGGTATGTGAAAGCTCTGGACACCCATTCAGGATATTCTCTTTCGACCAGCGCCACATTCTGGACGGATTTGTTCCCCGAGCCTCCCGTTCCCTTCAACACAATTCATCCGGGTGATGGCGAGAGAGTCAATGAACCCATGGTAACCCTTATTTGGCAAAATGCTGTGGATCCCGATCCTCTGGATTATTCAACGTACACGGTAAAATTCAAATCGACGCATCCGGACAGTGTGGTATGGCATGAAATAGATGTCGGCACGGACACAAGCCTTACACTGAACCTGACGACGGAAAACCGTTATGAATGGCAGGTGATTGCGAAAGATGATGATGGCCATGAAGTGATAAGCAACCGGGGCGAATTATCCGGTTTTGATGTGGGGGATGTTGCCGGATTGGAAAGCAATGGTGTACCTCAGGACTTTTTTCTCAGCCAAAATTTCCCAAATCCCTTTAATCCCGTCACGACCATTCAATACGGATTGCCTGAAATTTCCGATGTCACCCTCACGATATATGATATTTCAGGCAGAATTGTCAGTCAATGGTTTATCCCCCGTCAACAAGCCGGCCGCCATGATGTAATATGGGATGGTACGAATCGGCAGGGACATCCGATATCCACAGGCATGTATCTCTACAGCCTGAAAGCCGGTGATTTCAGGGAAATAAAAAAGATGGTGTTTATGAAATAATCCATAAAAATATATTTTAAGGATACAGGCAAAAAAACAAAACCACCTTTAACCGGGTGGTTTTCTTCAAATTCTTAATAAAAATTTACAAGGCGCTGTTTGATCTGACACACAAAGAATGAAACCAAGTGCCGTTCCCTTAAAATTATTTCTGTAAGCTTTATAAGATTTTTATTATCTTAGCACATTAGAATATTCTTATAAAAGGGATCCGTGATCATAAAACATATCCTCTTGTTCTTCCTGCTCTTTTCTGTTCTCGGTGCTGCAATTCCTGAAGGGTATTATAACAGTGCTTCGGGAAAAAGTGGTCAGGAATTGCAATCTGCCCTCCATAAAATTATCCGCGGACACATACCGAAAACCTATGATGATGTGTGGACATGCCTGGAACAGACCGATGAAGATCCTCTGAACAGCAACAATGTCATTCTTTTATACACCGGCAGGTCCCAGGAAAAAGAGTACCGGGACCAGGGGACATCGGTGGATTATTCCCAATATGACGGGGGAGAGGGTATATACAATGATTCCTGGAACCGTGAACACGTGTGGCCCAAATCCCATGGTTTTCCGGATGAATCGGATACAGCCTACACGGACATTCATCACCTGCGCCCGGCGGACAGGACCGTCAATTCGTCCCGGGGGACGAAAGATTTCAGCTGGGGGGATACCTGGCATGACGAAGCAACGGAGTGTAAAGTTTCTGATACAGCCTGGGAACCCCGGGATGCCGTGAAAGGCGATGTAGCCCGGATGATTTTTTATATGAGTGTACGATATGAAAACACCGGGGATTACGACCTTGAGATGGTGGATTTTATTCCCACCGATGAATACACACCCTCCCTGGGGAAAAAATCCACACTCCTCCAATGGCATCAGTCCGATCCGGTGGATGATTTTGAAAGAAACCGTAATGACGTCATCTACACCCTCCAGGGGAACCGGAATCCCTTCATTGACCATCCCGAATATGCGGATGCCATCTGGGGCAGCACACCCAATGCGCCCTCGGATTTGACCGTAAGCAACGAGACAGACTCCTCCGTGACCCTCACCTGGACGGACCAGTCCGATAATGAAGATGGTTTTTACGTTTACGTGGATGGGAATCTGAGAAAAACCGTAGGGGAAAATATTACCACAGCCGACATCACATCCTTGCTTTCCGGCAACAGTTATACCTTCGGTGTGAGTGCCTATAATACGGCCGGGGAATCTGCAACCGTATCCGTTGCCGGATCAACCACGGGAGGCGCGGCGGGTCCCTTGTATATCAGTGAAGTTGCCGATGCGTCGGGGACCGGGAACTATATTTACGAATATCTGGAAATACACAATTTCGGAACCGGTGTGGTGGATGCCGGGGGATATATCTTTCGACAAATCGAATCCACCCAATCGTATACCATCCCGTCAGAGATCCATATCAACGGGAAAGGTTTTCTCATCATCGGCCGTAATGCCAATCAATCGGCTTTTGAATCCTTTTGGGGGGTCACCCTGGGGAGTGATGTGGTTTATCTGAATTCCGGCAATACCTTTCCCCTCATCAATGGGGATGAACACTATCTTCTGGAGGATGGAACCGGCGACGCTTTGGATCCGGCAGATGGAAGTTACACCGCTCGGGCGGTGAGTGCCGGAAGCCGGGTTTATCGCCTGAATACAGGCAATGCTCTGGAGGATTGGGGAAGCAGCAGCGATACAGAAGCCACTCCCGGAAGCCTGGATGCCGATCAATCCCTCCCCGTCACCCTCTCCGCCTTTACGGCCAAAGCGGTGAAAGGAACCGTGGTGCTGGAATGGGAGACGAGTGCGGAAGTCGAAAACCAAGGGTTTGTTATCAGTCGACAGTCAACAATCGACAGTCGACAGTTGGAAGTTATCGCAAGTTTTGCTACGGATGATGCGCTGACAGGACAGGGGAGTACGACGGAAACGACCCGATACCGTTATGTAGATAAAACCGTAGAACCGGGGAAAACCTATGTGTACACCCTGGCGGATGTGGATTATGCGGGGAATGAAACAATTCTGAAAGAGGTTGAGGTTGAGGTTGAGGTTGAGGTTGAGGTTGAGGGGGCAGTTATAGCCGATGGCTATGCTCTGGATCCGGTCTATCCCAATCCCTTCAATGCCACCCTGACCATCCCCTTTACCCTCACCGAATCCATGAACGTCTCCATCGAACTCTACAGCATTACCGGCCAAAAAATGATGACTGTGGTGAACCGTGAATTCGGCGCCGGGTCCTATGATTATACCGTCACAACAGATGATCTCTCCTCCGGCATCTATTTGATTCGGACCGCCTTCGACCGGCAAATCCATACACAAAAAGTGGTTCTGCTGAAATAAGTAAATAATGCATACATCAGATAAAAGCCACCTGAATATTCAGGTGGCTTTTTTTATCTTGTGATTATTCCTATTATATGACTCAAGACTCTTAATTTTCCAATGTCCTGTCATCGAGTCCCATGTTTCTAAACCCTCCTTGTCTCTCATCCCTCGTCCCTCGTTACTCAATTCCCTGCTGACTGGTGATTTTCAACTACCGACTTTCGACTCATAAAATCCCATTCCACTGCCTCTCAGTGCACTTTGCAGGAGAAATAACTCTCAACTCAAAATTCCAACTCAGAGGCAGAACACGTTCTGCCTCTACGTCTCTCCATTCACCACTCTAAACTCCAATAGTAGTTAATAGTTGAACAACTAATTTTTTTTTGTTAAACTATTTTAACGTCTAACCAAATAAAGGAAAAACAATGAAACATACGCTCCGGTTTATTGTTGTTTTCGCTGTATTGTCCGTTTCTTTTGCCTATGCCGCCGGGGATACACTGTCCTTTACGATTACTGTTACGGAAAATCTGCCGGACTGGGCCAATCTCCAGTATCCCGGCGGAGGAGCGGGAATCCTGGGTGAGGATTTTATCGTCTATGGGCAGGTTTATGAACCGGGGGTGACCGATGCCAGCGGTGAGGGGACGGCTATCACGGCTCAGATGGGGATTTCCACCGCCGATACTGATCCTTCCGGCACCGGGTGGACCTGGCACGAAGCCGCCTATAACACGGATTCCGGCAATAACGACGAATATATGCTGAATTTGAAAAATATCATTACCGAAGCCGGTGTGTATTATATCGCCACCCGCTATTCCCTGGATGGGACAAACTGGGTTTACGGCGGATACAGCGAAGGTGGCGGTGGGATTTGGGACGGATCCTCCTATGTAAGTATTCAGGTGACGTTTGAACGGGGGAACGACGCACCGGTCCTGACGGCTCCTGCAACTCTTGCCATGACCGAGGATACGCCCCATCAGCTCACACTCCGGGCTACGGATGCCGATGGTGATCCCGTTTCTTTTTCCGTCTGGGGCGGATCAACGGAAACCGTTCATCCCTCCCTGTCTCAGGATTCCATCCTTACCCTGACACCGGCAGCGAACTTCTTTACCGGTCCCGGCGATACGATTCACATCTACGCCCGGGCCTATGATGCCTTCCTCGGCGCGGATACGGTCCACATGAAAGTCACCGTGGCCAGTGTCAACGATGTGCCTGTCATTGCGGCCCGGAATGATACATCTGCCCTGGAAGGGGAAACCCTCACATTTACACTTAGGGCCAGCGATGCAGACGGCGAAGCCCTCACCTGGTCATCCCAGAATCTGCCGGATGGCGCCACGTTTACCGATAATGAGGATAACACGGCGACTTTCTCCTGGACTCCCAATTACGATCAGGCCGGGGTTTATGAGGATATTTTGTTTATCGTCACGGATGGTGCCGGTGCCAAAGGTGTGATGCGCGTGGCCCCGCCCCGTCAACTCAAACCGGGGACGGTTCGATGAAACGCCTGAGAATATTCCTGCTCCTCTGCCTGTTCACAGCTCCGGCAATGCTTTG harbors:
- a CDS encoding endonuclease, with the protein product MIIKHILLFFLLFSVLGAAIPEGYYNSASGKSGQELQSALHKIIRGHIPKTYDDVWTCLEQTDEDPLNSNNVILLYTGRSQEKEYRDQGTSVDYSQYDGGEGIYNDSWNREHVWPKSHGFPDESDTAYTDIHHLRPADRTVNSSRGTKDFSWGDTWHDEATECKVSDTAWEPRDAVKGDVARMIFYMSVRYENTGDYDLEMVDFIPTDEYTPSLGKKSTLLQWHQSDPVDDFERNRNDVIYTLQGNRNPFIDHPEYADAIWGSTPNAPSDLTVSNETDSSVTLTWTDQSDNEDGFYVYVDGNLRKTVGENITTADITSLLSGNSYTFGVSAYNTAGESATVSVAGSTTGGAAGPLYISEVADASGTGNYIYEYLEIHNFGTGVVDAGGYIFRQIESTQSYTIPSEIHINGKGFLIIGRNANQSAFESFWGVTLGSDVVYLNSGNTFPLINGDEHYLLEDGTGDALDPADGSYTARAVSAGSRVYRLNTGNALEDWGSSSDTEATPGSLDADQSLPVTLSAFTAKAVKGTVVLEWETSAEVENQGFVISRQSTIDSRQLEVIASFATDDALTGQGSTTETTRYRYVDKTVEPGKTYVYTLADVDYAGNETILKEVEVEVEVEVEVEGAVIADGYALDPVYPNPFNATLTIPFTLTESMNVSIELYSITGQKMMTVVNREFGAGSYDYTVTTDDLSSGIYLIRTAFDRQIHTQKVVLLK